A stretch of the Taeniopygia guttata chromosome 37, bTaeGut7.mat, whole genome shotgun sequence genome encodes the following:
- the LOC140681614 gene encoding olfactory receptor 14A16-like encodes MSNSSSISHFLLLALADMRQLQLLHFCLFLGISLAALLGNGLIISAVACGHHLHTPMFFFLLNLALSDLGSICTTVPTALHNSLWDTRNISYSGCAAQVFLLIFFLGSEYFLLTIMCYDRYVSICKPLHYGTLLGSRACAHMAAAAWASAFLNALLHTANTFSLSLCHGNALGQFFCEIPQILKISCSISYLRELGLLAISACLVSGCFVFIVFSYVQIFKAVLRIPSEQGQHKAFSICLPHLAVLSLFLSTIMFAHLMPPSISSPSLDLALSVLYLVVPPALNPLIYSLRNQELKAAVRRLMTGCFQGH; translated from the coding sequence atgtccaacagcagctccatcagccacttcctcctgctggcactggcagacatgcggcagctgcagctcctgcacttctgcctcttcctgggcatctccctggctgccctcctgggcaacggcctcatcatcagcgccgtagcctgcggccaccacctgcacacgcccatgttcttctttctgctcaacctggccctcagcgacctgggctccatctgcaccactgtccccacagccctgcacaattccctctgggacaccaggaacatctcctactcaggatgtgctgctcaggtttttctgcttatcttctttcttggatcagagtatttcctcctgaccatcatgtgctacgaccgctacgtgtccatctgcaaacccctgcactacgggaccctcctgggcagcagagcttgtgcccacatggcagcagctgcctgggccagtgcctttctcaatgctctgctgcacacagccaatacattttccctgtccctgtgccatggcaatgccctgggacagttcttctgtgaaatcccacagatcctcaagatCTCCTGCTCCATTTCCTATCTCAGGGAACTGGGGCTTCTTGCTATTAGTGCCTGTTTGGTAtctggttgttttgtgttcattgttttctcctatgtgcagatcttcaaggctgtgctgaggatcccctctgagcagggacagcacaaagccttttccatctgcctccctcacctggccgtgctCTCCTTGTTCCTTAGCACTATTATGTTTGCTCATCTGATGcccccctccatctcctccccatccctggatctggccctgtcagttctgtacttgGTGGtacctccagccctgaaccccctcatctacagcctgaggaaccaggagctcaaggctgcagtgaggagactgatgactggatgctttcagggaCATTAA